One genomic window of Mesorhizobium sp. CAU 1732 includes the following:
- a CDS encoding helix-turn-helix domain-containing protein: MRVSREQMAENRRRILDEASRLFREKGFEAVTVAEVMKAAGLTHGGFYGHFGSKDDLVAQSLAHVLAQDTAGGDDLRAYLDAYLSPKHRDNAADGCPMAGLAADIRHQTAAARLAMTEGLRSQIDRIGEALPDMNVADRRRAAIGSWAAMVGAVILARAIDDAALSDEVLEQTRAWIDAGIGQASAS; encoded by the coding sequence ATGAGAGTCAGTCGAGAACAGATGGCGGAGAACCGCCGCCGGATCTTGGATGAGGCTAGCCGGCTGTTCCGCGAGAAAGGTTTTGAGGCGGTCACTGTTGCCGAAGTGATGAAGGCCGCAGGCCTCACCCATGGCGGGTTCTATGGCCATTTCGGCTCAAAGGACGACCTTGTGGCCCAGTCTCTCGCCCATGTCCTAGCCCAGGACACAGCCGGAGGAGACGATCTTCGTGCCTATCTCGACGCCTACCTTTCGCCCAAACATCGCGACAATGCTGCCGATGGCTGCCCGATGGCTGGTCTAGCCGCGGACATACGCCACCAGACCGCGGCGGCACGCCTGGCGATGACGGAAGGTCTTCGATCGCAGATCGACCGTATCGGCGAAGCACTCCCGGATATGAACGTGGCCGACAGGCGTCGCGCGGCAATCGGAAGCTGGGCGGCGATGGTAGGGGCGGTGATCCTCGCGCGGGCGATCGACGACGCGGCGCTTTCCGATGAGGTGCTGGAACAGACGCGTGCCTGGATCGATGCCGGGATCGGCCAAGCGTCAGCCAGCTAG